A DNA window from Lolium rigidum isolate FL_2022 unplaced genomic scaffold, APGP_CSIRO_Lrig_0.1 contig_46252_1, whole genome shotgun sequence contains the following coding sequences:
- the LOC124681547 gene encoding DNA replication complex GINS protein PSF2 isoform X2, with the protein MAGQSDPHLSLFSPSEVEFVAEDEIVEIVPNIRMEALNMICGDFGPFFPQIASKVPLWLAVALKRRGKCTVRAPEWMTVDRLTQVLDAERESPREFQPLPFHYIEVSKLLFDHARDDISDAYLVRSLIEDIRDVRFHKVESGLETLSGRTHAVKLKNLSAMEVNIVRPFMVRTLQAFYKHDSPQMIQQADNTGSRSTPVTDRGPRRDLRRR; encoded by the exons ATGGCGGGGCAATCCGACCCGCACCTCTCCCTCTTCTCGCCCTCCGAG GTGGAGTTCGTGGCGGAGGACGAGATCGTCGAGATCGTCCCCAACATCCGCATGGAGGCCCTCAACATGATCTGC GGGGATTTCGGACCCTTCTTCCCGCAAATCGCAAGCAAGGTCCCACTGTGGCTTGCCGTGGCGCTCAAGAGGCGTGGCAAGTGCACCGTACGCGCACCCGAGTGGATGACTGTTG ACCGCTTAACGCAGGTGTTGGACGCAGAAAGAGAGTCACCTAGAGAATTTCAGCCATTACCATTCCACTATATTGAAGTATCCAAGCTTCTGTTTGACCA TGCTCGTGATGACATCTCGGATGCATACTTG GTGAGATCTTTGATTGAGGATATCAGAGATGTCAGGTTCCATAAGGTCGAGAGTGGATTAGAAACATTATCTGGCCGTACTCATGCTGTGAAG CTCAAAAATCTCTCTGCAATGGAGGTGAATATTGTCCGCCCTTTTATGGTGAGAACTCTGCAGGCGTTCTACAAGCATGATAGCCCACAGATGATTCAGCAGGCAGATAATACAGGGAGCAGATCAACACCAGTCACAGACCGCGGTCCAAGA AGAGACCTAAGGCGCAGGTAG